One region of Deinococcus malanensis genomic DNA includes:
- the rpmA gene encoding 50S ribosomal protein L27 has translation MAHKKGVGSSKNGRDSNPKYLGVKKFGGEQVLAGNILVRQRGTKFKAGANVGMGRDHTLFALEHGKVVFTNKGNKGRFISIEVAQTEVAAD, from the coding sequence ATGGCACACAAGAAAGGCGTAGGTTCGTCAAAGAACGGACGTGACAGCAATCCCAAGTACCTGGGCGTGAAGAAGTTCGGCGGCGAGCAGGTGCTGGCCGGCAACATCCTGGTCCGCCAGCGCGGCACCAAGTTCAAGGCTGGTGCCAACGTGGGCATGGGCCGTGACCACACCCTGTTTGCCCTGGAGCACGGCAAGGTCGTGTTTACCAACAAGGGCAACAAGGGCCGCTTCATCAGCATCGAAGTCGCCCAGACCGAAGTCGCTGCCGACTGA
- the rplU gene encoding 50S ribosomal protein L21: MFAIIQTGGKQYRVQEGDVIRVENLKGEAGDKLDLTPLFVGGDQALFGDAVSKFVVNAEVVEHGRGPKIYIRKYKSGVQYRRRTGHRQDYTAIKILGIKG, encoded by the coding sequence CCGGCGGGAAGCAGTACCGCGTGCAGGAAGGCGACGTGATCCGCGTCGAGAACCTTAAGGGCGAAGCGGGCGACAAGCTCGACCTGACCCCTCTTTTCGTGGGCGGCGACCAGGCCCTGTTCGGCGATGCCGTCAGCAAGTTTGTCGTGAACGCTGAGGTCGTCGAGCACGGCCGAGGCCCCAAGATCTACATCCGCAAGTACAAGAGCGGCGTTCAGTACCGCCGCCGTACCGGCCACCGTCAGGATTACACCGCCATCAAGATCCTTGGGATCAAGGGCTAA